A genomic stretch from Armatimonadota bacterium includes:
- the pcaB gene encoding 3-carboxy-cis,cis-muconate cycloisomerase, giving the protein MSLLADTLFSTPAMAAVFAPRAFVQRLLDFEAALARAEAAAGLIPEAAAEAIASACRADRVDLEALAHDGAAAATPVVPLLRALEAQLPPEARAVLHWGATSQDAVDTAAVLQVREGLDLLEFGLRAVGERCAALAGQHRRTVMPGRTLLQHAVPVTFGLKAARWLALVVRQVQRLREVRPRVLVLQFGGAAGTLAALGEAGLRVAERLAQELRLGLPDLPWHAERDRIGEVAAWLALTAAGMGKVATDLVLLSQTEVGEAATAGGEAGRSSAMPQKRNPVEAVAALACARLAVGDAATVLAAGVGEHERAAGAWQAEWEALPALFRHTAGAVEWVHRALGGLQVDAERMRANLALAGGTIMAEALVTALQPHLGREAARRVVERLVAWTGEGGDLRQVAAADPDVRALLPAGRLERVLDPLASLGSTELFIDRALAAWQALGP; this is encoded by the coding sequence GTGAGCCTGCTGGCCGACACCCTCTTCAGCACCCCGGCCATGGCCGCGGTCTTCGCCCCCCGCGCCTTCGTGCAGCGCCTGCTCGACTTCGAAGCGGCGTTGGCGCGCGCCGAGGCCGCGGCCGGCCTGATCCCGGAAGCGGCCGCCGAGGCCATCGCCAGCGCCTGCCGCGCCGACCGGGTCGACCTGGAGGCGCTGGCACACGACGGCGCGGCCGCGGCCACCCCCGTGGTCCCGCTCCTGCGCGCGCTGGAGGCGCAGCTGCCGCCCGAGGCCCGCGCCGTCCTGCACTGGGGCGCCACCAGCCAGGACGCCGTGGACACCGCCGCGGTGCTGCAGGTGCGGGAGGGGCTCGACCTGCTGGAATTCGGCCTGCGGGCCGTGGGGGAGCGGTGCGCCGCGCTGGCCGGGCAGCACCGCCGGACCGTCATGCCGGGCCGGACCCTGCTGCAGCACGCCGTGCCGGTCACCTTCGGGCTGAAGGCCGCGCGCTGGCTGGCCCTCGTGGTGCGGCAGGTGCAGCGGTTGCGCGAGGTGCGCCCGCGCGTCCTCGTGCTCCAGTTCGGCGGGGCCGCCGGGACGCTGGCGGCGCTGGGTGAGGCCGGGCTGCGGGTGGCCGAGCGGCTGGCGCAGGAGCTGCGGCTGGGCCTCCCCGACCTCCCCTGGCACGCCGAGCGCGACCGCATCGGCGAGGTGGCGGCGTGGCTGGCCCTTACCGCCGCCGGGATGGGCAAGGTGGCCACCGACCTGGTGCTGCTCAGCCAGACCGAAGTGGGGGAAGCGGCGACCGCCGGTGGTGAGGCGGGGCGCTCCTCGGCGATGCCCCAGAAGCGCAACCCCGTCGAGGCGGTGGCGGCCCTGGCGTGCGCGCGCCTGGCCGTGGGCGACGCCGCCACGGTGCTGGCCGCGGGCGTCGGCGAGCACGAGCGCGCGGCGGGCGCCTGGCAGGCGGAGTGGGAGGCCCTGCCGGCGCTCTTCCGCCACACCGCCGGGGCGGTGGAGTGGGTGCACCGGGCGCTCGGGGGGCTGCAGGTGGACGCGGAGCGGATGCGGGCCAATCTGGCGCTGGCCGGCGGGACGATCATGGCCGAAGCGCTGGTCACCGCCCTGCAGCCGCACCTGGGGCGGGAAGCCGCCCGGCGGGTGGTGGAGCGCCTGGTGGCCTGGACCGGTGAGGGCGGCGACCTGCGCCAGGTGGCCGCAGCCGACCCCGACGTGAGGGCCCTGCTCCCGGCCGGCCGCCTCGAACGCGTCCTCGACCCGCTAGCCTCCCTGGGCAGCACGGAGCTCTTCATCGACCGCGCCCTAGCAGCCTGGCAGGCCCTGGGCCCATGA
- a CDS encoding CoA-transferase — protein MARRGGRFLSLQDTIAEFVHDGDVVALEGFTHLIPFAAGHEVIRQGRRDLTLVRMTPDVLYDQLIGMGCARRLIFSWGGNPGVGSLHRLRDAVEHGWPQPLELEEHTHAGMAHAYAAGASGLPCAILRGYLGTDLARVNPNVRWITCPFTGERLAAVPALRPDVTIIHAQRADRQGNVLLEGIVGVQKEAVLAARRAVVTVEEVVDDLRSGGPNAVVLPAWTIDAVVVAPGGARPSYAHGYYGRDNAFYTAWDGIARDRETFLAWMREHVLHASSASVGR, from the coding sequence ATGGCGCGGCGCGGGGGCCGCTTCCTCTCGCTCCAAGACACCATCGCCGAGTTCGTGCACGACGGCGATGTGGTGGCGCTGGAGGGGTTCACCCACCTCATCCCCTTCGCCGCCGGGCACGAGGTCATCCGCCAGGGGCGGCGGGACCTCACGCTCGTCCGCATGACCCCCGACGTGCTCTACGACCAGCTCATCGGCATGGGGTGCGCCCGCCGCCTGATCTTCTCCTGGGGCGGCAACCCGGGCGTGGGCTCGCTGCACCGGCTGCGCGACGCGGTGGAGCACGGCTGGCCGCAGCCGCTGGAGCTGGAGGAGCACACCCACGCCGGCATGGCCCACGCCTACGCTGCCGGCGCCAGCGGGCTCCCCTGCGCCATCCTGCGCGGCTACCTGGGCACCGATCTCGCCCGGGTGAACCCCAACGTGCGCTGGATCACCTGCCCCTTCACCGGGGAGCGGCTGGCCGCGGTGCCGGCCCTGCGCCCCGACGTCACGATCATCCACGCCCAGCGGGCCGACCGGCAGGGGAACGTGCTGCTCGAGGGGATCGTGGGCGTGCAGAAGGAGGCAGTGCTGGCGGCACGGCGGGCGGTGGTCACCGTGGAGGAGGTGGTGGACGACCTGCGGTCGGGCGGCCCCAACGCCGTGGTCCTGCCCGCCTGGACGATTGACGCGGTGGTGGTGGCGCCGGGCGGGGCCCGCCCCTCCTACGCCCACGGCTACTACGGGCGCGACAACGCCTTCTACACCGCCTGGGACGGGATCGCGCGCGACCGCGAGACCTTCCTGGCCTGGATGCGCGAGCACGTCCTGCACGCGTCGTCGGCGTCGGTCGGGCGGTAG
- a CDS encoding branched-chain amino acid ABC transporter permease, whose translation MTILLQNLMFGLLIGGLYGLAAVGLSLVFGVLRVLNVAHGDLIMLGGYATFWLFAWWGIDPFLAAVVSALLLFGVGVVLYQGAFRPLAAFHEEARVKTSILVGFGLALALHSAAILAWEADERAVTAYAGQVLPVGPVVVPLARLGGFVAAVVTLGGLHLFLTRTRTGRAIRATAEDREAAMLMGVPVGRIFVVAFGLGSALAGVAGSLVTLADAISPAIGLFWTLKALIVVVLGGMGHILGTFVAGLFLGVAEALSGFLAGNVYREVVGLVLFLLVLTLRPEGLFARR comes from the coding sequence GTGACCATCCTCCTGCAGAACCTCATGTTCGGTCTGCTCATCGGCGGGCTGTACGGCCTGGCGGCAGTCGGCCTCTCGCTGGTCTTCGGCGTGTTGCGCGTGCTGAACGTCGCCCACGGCGACCTGATCATGCTCGGCGGGTACGCCACCTTCTGGCTCTTCGCCTGGTGGGGGATCGACCCGTTCCTGGCCGCCGTGGTGAGCGCGCTCCTCCTCTTCGGCGTGGGCGTGGTGCTCTACCAGGGCGCCTTCCGCCCCCTGGCCGCCTTCCACGAGGAGGCGCGGGTCAAGACCTCCATCCTGGTCGGGTTCGGCCTGGCGCTGGCGCTGCACAGCGCCGCCATCCTGGCCTGGGAGGCGGACGAGCGCGCGGTGACCGCCTACGCCGGCCAGGTCCTGCCGGTGGGTCCGGTGGTCGTCCCGCTGGCCCGCCTGGGAGGGTTCGTCGCGGCGGTGGTGACGCTGGGCGGGCTGCACCTCTTCCTCACCCGCACCCGCACGGGACGGGCCATCCGCGCCACCGCGGAGGACCGCGAGGCGGCGATGCTGATGGGGGTGCCGGTGGGGCGCATCTTCGTGGTGGCCTTCGGGCTGGGCAGTGCCCTCGCCGGCGTGGCCGGCAGCCTGGTCACCCTGGCCGACGCCATCAGCCCGGCCATCGGGTTGTTCTGGACGCTCAAGGCCCTCATCGTCGTCGTGCTGGGCGGGATGGGGCACATCCTGGGGACTTTCGTGGCCGGGCTCTTCCTGGGCGTGGCCGAGGCCCTGAGCGGCTTCCTCGCCGGGAACGTCTACCGCGAGGTGGTGGGCCTCGTCCTCTTCCTGCTGGTGCTCACGCTGCGCCCCGAGGGGCTCTTCGCCCGCCGGTGA
- the pcaG gene encoding protocatechuate 3,4-dioxygenase subunit alpha gives MRPLPTPSQTVGPFFHGGLLREGLNVLVRPQTVGERIRIEGVVTDGDGRPVSDAMVELWQANAHGRYHHPADRRPLPLDPTFTGFGRCGTDDAGRYWFETIRPGPVPADGQGMQAPHMNVAVFARGLLDHLTTRLYFEDDPAIHHDPVLQRVPAARRRTLLARRLPAEGRPVYRFDIVLQGPDETVFFEF, from the coding sequence ATGCGCCCGCTCCCCACCCCCTCCCAGACGGTGGGCCCCTTCTTCCACGGGGGCCTGCTGCGAGAAGGGCTGAACGTGCTCGTGCGGCCGCAGACCGTGGGCGAGCGCATCCGCATCGAGGGGGTGGTCACCGACGGCGACGGCCGTCCGGTCTCCGACGCGATGGTGGAGCTCTGGCAGGCCAACGCCCACGGCCGCTACCACCACCCGGCCGACCGGCGGCCCCTGCCGCTCGACCCCACCTTCACCGGCTTCGGCCGGTGCGGGACGGACGACGCGGGGCGCTACTGGTTCGAGACCATCCGGCCCGGCCCGGTGCCCGCGGACGGCCAGGGGATGCAGGCGCCGCACATGAACGTCGCCGTCTTCGCCCGCGGCCTGCTCGACCACCTGACCACCCGCCTCTACTTCGAGGACGACCCGGCCATCCACCACGACCCGGTGCTGCAGCGGGTGCCCGCGGCACGGCGGCGCACCCTGCTGGCGCGGCGCCTCCCCGCGGAGGGCCGGCCGGTCTACCGCTTCGACATCGTGCTGCAGGGACCGGACGAGACGGTCTTCTTCGAGTTCTAG
- a CDS encoding CoA-transferase subunit beta, translating into MEYTPTEMMTVAAARALRNDDVCFVGIGLPSAACNLARLTHAPDIVLIYESGTIGARPHVLPLSIGDPELCETAVATVSVPEMFAYWLQGGRITVGFLAAAQIDRFANINTTVIGDYRAPRVRLPGAGGATEIASHCAEVFVIVSHTPRAFVPRVDFVTSFGHGTGGDHRARLGLHTAGPTLVVTDLCLLRPHPETRELVVVSLHPGVMRETVAERTGWPVRFADRLEETPPPTAEELAVLRDLVRRSPGAARAAS; encoded by the coding sequence ATGGAATACACGCCGACGGAGATGATGACGGTGGCCGCCGCGCGGGCCCTGCGCAACGACGACGTCTGCTTCGTCGGCATCGGCCTGCCCTCGGCGGCGTGCAACCTGGCCCGGCTGACCCACGCCCCGGACATCGTCCTGATCTATGAGTCGGGGACCATCGGCGCCCGCCCCCACGTCCTGCCGCTCTCCATCGGCGACCCCGAGCTGTGCGAGACCGCGGTGGCTACCGTCTCCGTCCCGGAGATGTTCGCCTACTGGCTGCAGGGGGGCCGCATCACCGTCGGGTTCCTGGCCGCCGCGCAGATCGACCGCTTCGCCAACATCAACACCACGGTCATCGGCGACTACCGGGCTCCGCGGGTGCGCCTGCCCGGCGCTGGGGGCGCCACCGAGATCGCCAGCCACTGCGCCGAGGTCTTCGTCATCGTCTCGCACACCCCGCGCGCCTTCGTCCCGCGCGTCGACTTCGTCACCTCCTTCGGCCACGGGACCGGCGGCGACCACCGGGCGCGGCTGGGGCTGCACACCGCCGGGCCCACGCTCGTCGTCACCGACCTGTGCCTGCTGCGCCCGCATCCGGAGACGCGCGAGCTCGTGGTCGTCTCCCTCCACCCGGGGGTGATGCGGGAGACGGTGGCCGAGCGCACGGGCTGGCCGGTGCGCTTCGCCGACCGCCTGGAGGAGACCCCGCCGCCGACGGCGGAGGAGCTCGCCGTCCTGCGGGACCTGGTGCGCCGCTCGCCGGGTGCCGCCCGCGCCGCCTCGTGA
- a CDS encoding cyclase family protein — MTVADLLAALRSLQVVDLEHPRRFGDPVFPPHRPGMVFTLHRRHEPGLGERRTSAAGMLYAAEHAGTHIDAFVHQAWDLTLHGGVRVTPEVQTPQGFTRLGADTIPPIVARGVLVDLAAQRGGPLPLRTLVGAAEVAAAAAAQGVRIGAGDVVLVRTGNDTRWADPERYLEGPGMGADVSAWLADQEVLAVGADNVAWDLPGHVDEAVGSSLPGHVVLLVQRGVYIIENLNLAPLAACGAREFLFLCLPLKVWGGTASPVRPVALVLQPPQA, encoded by the coding sequence ATGACCGTCGCCGACCTCCTCGCCGCGCTGCGGTCGCTGCAGGTGGTCGACCTGGAGCACCCCCGGCGCTTCGGGGACCCCGTCTTCCCGCCCCACCGCCCGGGAATGGTCTTCACCCTGCACCGCCGCCACGAGCCCGGGCTCGGGGAGCGCCGCACCAGCGCCGCCGGGATGCTCTACGCGGCGGAGCACGCCGGTACCCACATCGACGCCTTCGTCCACCAGGCCTGGGACCTGACGCTCCACGGCGGGGTGCGCGTCACGCCCGAGGTACAGACGCCGCAGGGCTTCACCCGCCTGGGCGCAGACACCATCCCGCCCATCGTGGCCCGCGGCGTGCTGGTCGACCTGGCGGCGCAGCGCGGCGGACCTCTGCCGCTGCGCACGCTGGTGGGCGCGGCCGAGGTGGCTGCGGCCGCGGCGGCGCAGGGGGTGCGGATCGGTGCCGGGGACGTGGTCCTGGTGCGCACCGGCAACGACACGCGCTGGGCCGACCCGGAGCGCTACCTGGAGGGACCGGGGATGGGCGCGGACGTCTCCGCCTGGCTCGCCGACCAGGAGGTCCTCGCCGTCGGCGCCGACAACGTGGCCTGGGATCTGCCCGGCCACGTGGACGAGGCGGTGGGCAGCTCACTGCCGGGCCACGTGGTGCTGCTGGTGCAGCGGGGCGTGTACATCATCGAGAACCTCAACCTGGCGCCGCTCGCGGCCTGCGGCGCGCGGGAGTTCCTCTTCCTCTGCCTGCCGCTGAAAGTCTGGGGCGGGACGGCGAGTCCGGTGCGTCCCGTCGCCCTGGTCCTGCAACCACCCCAGGCGTGA
- the pcaH gene encoding protocatechuate 3,4-dioxygenase subunit beta — protein sequence MTTVTGRGRHATFPPYLYEAYRATVRRAPLGPLLPGPRTLSEVTGPGPAVSALTAEDSDLTRNAGTGGEAIGERIIVTGRVLDDEGNPVPHTLVEIWQANAAGRYRHRRDQHHAPLDPNFLGFGRCLTDAQGVYRFVTVRPGAYPWDNHENAWRPAHIHFSLLGPTWASRLVTQMFFPGDPLLEQDPIFNAVPTDDARERLIARYAHDVTEPAWALGFRFDIVLRGPEATPFEPPEAGAPWR from the coding sequence GTGACGACCGTCACGGGCCGCGGACGCCACGCCACCTTTCCCCCCTACCTGTACGAGGCCTACCGGGCGACGGTGCGCCGGGCGCCGCTGGGCCCGTTGCTGCCGGGGCCGCGGACGCTCTCCGAAGTGACCGGCCCCGGTCCCGCCGTGAGCGCGCTCACCGCGGAGGACAGCGACCTGACGCGCAACGCCGGCACGGGGGGGGAGGCCATCGGGGAGCGCATCATCGTCACCGGCCGGGTGCTGGACGACGAAGGCAACCCGGTCCCGCACACCCTGGTGGAGATCTGGCAGGCCAACGCCGCCGGGCGCTACCGCCACCGCCGGGACCAGCACCACGCTCCGCTCGACCCGAACTTCCTGGGGTTCGGCCGCTGCCTCACCGACGCGCAGGGGGTGTACCGCTTCGTCACCGTCCGCCCGGGCGCCTATCCCTGGGACAACCACGAGAACGCCTGGCGGCCGGCGCACATCCACTTCTCACTGCTGGGGCCCACCTGGGCCTCCCGCCTGGTGACGCAGATGTTCTTCCCCGGCGACCCCCTCCTGGAGCAGGACCCCATCTTCAACGCGGTCCCCACCGACGATGCCCGGGAGCGGCTCATCGCCCGCTACGCCCACGACGTCACCGAGCCGGCGTGGGCGCTGGGCTTCCGCTTCGACATCGTGCTGCGCGGGCCCGAGGCCACCCCCTTCGAGCCGCCCGAGGCCGGCGCCCCCTGGCGGTGA
- the pcaC gene encoding 4-carboxymuconolactone decarboxylase, whose product MDSRFDEGMRVRTEVLGAEHVARAQAAQTPFDADFQRFITEYAWGALWARPHLDRRTRSLVTIAILAALGREELALHFRASRNLGVDPAEVAEVLLHVAVYAGVPAANHAFAVGRRELGFSEGAAPGGTAPGGTAPGGAASGGGASGGVEPGTAPGGTTGPPRRDQR is encoded by the coding sequence ATGGACTCCCGCTTCGACGAGGGGATGCGCGTGCGCACGGAGGTCCTCGGCGCCGAGCACGTCGCCCGGGCCCAGGCGGCGCAGACGCCCTTCGACGCCGACTTCCAGCGCTTCATCACCGAGTACGCCTGGGGGGCGCTGTGGGCCCGCCCCCACCTCGACCGCCGCACGCGCAGCCTGGTGACCATCGCCATCCTGGCGGCGCTGGGGCGGGAGGAGCTGGCGCTGCACTTCCGGGCCAGCCGCAACCTGGGCGTCGACCCCGCGGAGGTCGCCGAGGTGCTGCTGCACGTGGCCGTCTACGCCGGCGTGCCGGCGGCGAACCACGCCTTCGCCGTGGGCAGGCGCGAGCTGGGCTTCAGTGAAGGTGCGGCGCCAGGCGGAACCGCACCGGGCGGAACCGCACCGGGCGGCGCCGCGTCGGGCGGGGGCGCGTCGGGCGGAGTCGAGCCGGGGACAGCGCCAGGCGGGACGACCGGACCACCGAGGAGGGATCAGCGGTGA
- a CDS encoding ABC transporter ATP-binding protein: MGGVPASRPLLEVVDLWKAFGGLVAVRGVTFQVAPGEILGLLGPNGSGKTTVFNLIAGALQPWRGRVLLDGQEITGLRASARTRLGIGRTFQLVRAFGHLSALENVLVARLYGADRPATLPAAAQEARELLALVGLRDRADQPAGLLNLGQRKRLELARALAGRPRLLLLDEPLAGLNPTEVQEALTLLRRLRREGMTILIVEHNLLAVRSLCDRAVVLNSGEVIAAGHPQAVLEDPQVVEVYLGRRDQLRQRGPA, translated from the coding sequence GTGGGAGGCGTACCCGCCTCCCGTCCCCTCCTCGAGGTGGTGGACCTCTGGAAGGCCTTCGGCGGCCTCGTCGCCGTCCGCGGCGTGACCTTTCAGGTGGCGCCCGGCGAGATCCTGGGGCTGCTCGGCCCCAACGGGTCGGGGAAGACCACCGTCTTCAACCTGATCGCCGGCGCGCTCCAGCCCTGGCGGGGCCGGGTGCTCCTCGACGGGCAGGAGATCACCGGGCTGCGCGCCAGCGCGCGCACGCGGCTCGGCATTGGGCGTACCTTCCAGCTCGTGCGCGCCTTCGGGCACCTCAGCGCCCTGGAGAACGTCCTGGTGGCGCGCCTCTACGGCGCCGACCGGCCGGCCACGCTCCCTGCGGCGGCGCAGGAGGCGCGGGAGCTGCTGGCGCTGGTGGGCCTGCGCGACCGCGCCGACCAGCCGGCCGGGCTGCTCAACCTGGGGCAACGGAAGCGGCTGGAGCTGGCGCGGGCCCTTGCCGGGCGGCCCCGCCTGCTCCTACTCGACGAGCCCCTGGCCGGCCTCAACCCCACGGAGGTGCAGGAGGCCCTGACGTTGCTGCGGCGCCTGCGGCGGGAGGGGATGACGATCCTCATCGTCGAGCACAACCTGCTGGCGGTGCGCTCCCTGTGCGACCGGGCCGTGGTGCTGAACTCGGGCGAGGTCATCGCCGCGGGACATCCCCAGGCCGTGCTGGAGGACCCCCAGGTGGTCGAGGTCTACCTGGGGCGGCGGGACCAGCTGAGGCAGCGAGGCCCGGCGTGA
- a CDS encoding 4-hydroxybenzoate 3-monooxygenase, translating into MDRTQVGIVGAGPAGLLLSHLLDRAGVRSVVLESRSRAYVEQRIRAGVLEDGTRQILLRAGVGDRMMRQGLVHNGVNLAVEGRLHHLDFPALTGGHTIIVYGQQEVVKDLIRARLAAGGDVRFEAEAVAIEGIEEGPTIVYRRPDGTVERLACDFVAGCDGSHSLAREAVPAAARTVYQRAYPSAWLGILAETPPASHELIYVHHPRGFALFSMRSPTLSRNYLQVRAEESLDDWPDDRIWAELALRLDSVATIRPGPVRERTLAVLHSLVVEPMQYGRLFLAGDAAHVVPPTGAKGLNLAVCDVVVLADALIAYYRRGDDQGLQGYTAACLQHVWQAEHFSWWMTNLLHRLEDPFEDRLQRAHLRALLRSEAARRYLAENYVGLHTSGRYVDRLPPAGAR; encoded by the coding sequence ATGGATAGGACACAGGTCGGGATCGTCGGCGCCGGGCCGGCCGGGCTGCTCCTCTCCCATCTCCTCGACCGGGCCGGGGTGCGGTCCGTCGTGCTCGAGTCGCGCAGCCGCGCCTACGTGGAGCAGCGCATCCGCGCGGGCGTGCTCGAGGACGGGACGCGGCAGATCCTCCTGCGGGCCGGTGTGGGCGACCGGATGATGCGCCAGGGGCTGGTCCACAACGGGGTGAACCTGGCCGTCGAGGGGCGCCTGCACCACCTGGACTTCCCCGCTCTCACCGGCGGCCACACCATCATCGTCTACGGCCAGCAGGAGGTGGTGAAGGATCTGATCCGCGCCCGGCTGGCGGCCGGCGGCGACGTCCGGTTCGAGGCGGAGGCCGTGGCCATCGAGGGGATCGAGGAGGGCCCGACCATCGTCTACCGGAGGCCCGACGGCACCGTGGAGCGGCTGGCGTGCGACTTCGTGGCCGGGTGCGACGGGTCGCACAGCCTGGCCCGGGAGGCGGTGCCTGCCGCGGCGCGTACCGTCTACCAGCGCGCCTACCCCTCCGCCTGGCTCGGCATCCTGGCCGAGACCCCGCCCGCCTCCCACGAGCTGATCTACGTCCACCACCCGCGCGGGTTCGCGCTCTTCAGCATGCGCTCACCCACGCTGTCGCGGAACTACCTCCAAGTCCGCGCCGAGGAGTCGCTGGATGACTGGCCGGACGACCGCATCTGGGCGGAGCTCGCCCTGCGCCTCGACAGCGTGGCCACGATCCGACCGGGACCGGTGCGGGAGCGCACCCTGGCCGTCCTGCACAGCCTGGTGGTGGAGCCGATGCAGTACGGCCGGCTCTTCCTGGCGGGGGACGCCGCCCACGTCGTCCCGCCCACCGGGGCGAAGGGCCTGAACCTGGCGGTGTGCGACGTGGTGGTCCTGGCCGATGCCCTCATCGCCTACTACCGGCGCGGGGACGACCAGGGCCTGCAGGGCTACACGGCCGCCTGCCTGCAGCATGTGTGGCAGGCGGAGCACTTCTCGTGGTGGATGACGAACCTCCTCCACCGCCTGGAGGACCCGTTCGAGGACCGCCTGCAGCGGGCGCACCTGCGGGCCCTGCTGCGCAGCGAGGCGGCGCGCCGCTACCTGGCCGAGAACTACGTCGGGCTGCACACCAGCGGCCGCTACGTCGACCGGCTCCCGCCGGCCGGAGCGCGGTGA
- a CDS encoding class II aldolase/adducin family protein has product MRGRHGQGSAAGSDEAAHAIRRRVALASQVLGLADHGDLVWGHVSLRDPEGRGVWMKASGWAFEEVTPARVLLVGWDGEVLAGEGRRHAEYPIHTELMRARPDVHAVVHTHAPHAVAFAALAQPLRPISHEGTLFVPPDVARFTLTGDLILTRELGQALAAAVGPRNAALMVHHGIVTVGVDEATAVLTAILLERACQKQLLAMSAGPLRTWSSPEEALAKRAHCYKPEMLQSAWAYLVRRLSPGAAGRRQGGRSGGTEPLP; this is encoded by the coding sequence ATGCGTGGCAGGCACGGGCAGGGCAGTGCGGCAGGGAGTGACGAAGCCGCCCACGCCATCCGCCGGCGCGTGGCACTGGCCTCACAGGTGCTGGGCCTGGCCGACCACGGCGACCTGGTCTGGGGGCATGTCTCGCTGCGCGACCCGGAGGGGCGCGGGGTGTGGATGAAGGCCTCGGGGTGGGCCTTTGAGGAGGTGACGCCAGCGCGCGTGCTCCTCGTCGGCTGGGACGGCGAGGTGCTCGCGGGCGAGGGGCGGCGCCACGCCGAGTACCCCATTCACACCGAGCTGATGCGGGCGCGCCCGGACGTCCACGCCGTGGTGCACACCCACGCCCCGCACGCCGTGGCCTTCGCTGCGCTGGCGCAGCCGCTGCGGCCGATCTCGCACGAGGGGACGCTCTTCGTCCCCCCGGACGTGGCCCGCTTCACGCTCACCGGCGACCTCATCCTCACCCGCGAGCTGGGGCAGGCGCTGGCGGCGGCGGTGGGGCCGCGCAACGCGGCGCTCATGGTGCACCACGGCATCGTCACGGTGGGGGTGGACGAGGCCACCGCGGTGCTCACCGCCATCCTGCTGGAGCGGGCCTGTCAGAAGCAGCTGCTGGCCATGAGCGCGGGGCCGCTGCGCACCTGGTCGAGCCCGGAGGAGGCGCTGGCCAAGCGGGCGCACTGCTACAAGCCGGAGATGCTGCAGAGCGCCTGGGCCTACCTGGTGCGCCGCCTCTCGCCGGGCGCGGCGGGCCGCCGCCAAGGAGGCCGCAGCGGCGGTACAGAACCTCTCCCGTGA